The following coding sequences lie in one Isoptericola variabilis 225 genomic window:
- a CDS encoding NUDIX domain-containing protein has product MPIPPYVAGLRERIGTDLLWLPGVTAVVLDDDGRVLLGRRADSGLWALVSGILEPGEEPAVGLAREVLEETAVEVRIEALAAVSTTPVITYPNGDRSAYLDLCFVARPVSREAAAAARVADDESLEVAWFPVDALPDDVTRSSRERLELAQRYLAAPQHGTIFVR; this is encoded by the coding sequence ATGCCCATCCCGCCCTACGTCGCCGGCCTGCGCGAGCGCATCGGCACGGATCTGCTCTGGCTGCCCGGCGTGACGGCCGTCGTGCTCGACGACGACGGCCGCGTGCTGCTCGGCCGCCGCGCCGACTCCGGGCTGTGGGCCCTGGTCAGCGGCATCCTCGAGCCCGGCGAGGAGCCGGCCGTCGGGCTCGCGCGCGAGGTGCTCGAGGAGACGGCGGTCGAGGTGCGCATCGAGGCGCTCGCCGCCGTGAGCACGACGCCGGTGATCACCTACCCGAACGGCGACCGGTCCGCATACCTCGACCTGTGCTTCGTGGCCCGGCCGGTCTCCCGGGAGGCGGCGGCCGCTGCGCGCGTCGCCGACGACGAGTCGCTCGAGGTGGCCTGGTTCCCCGTCGACGCGCTGCCCGACGACGTCACGCGCTCGTCGCGCGAGCGGCTCGAGCTCGCGCAGCGCTACCTCGCCGCGCCGCAGCACGGGACGATCTTCGTCCGGTAA
- a CDS encoding immune inhibitor A domain-containing protein, with the protein MNLRITSAFGAAAALVAAAVVAPGVASAAPASDVPTPDGAHVKEDDRADTLSDKRRALKEKAVELVATGKKTVETRGSGENTSQVVEVAPRKWVEYETEETAQLLSFLVEFGDQVDSRFRRSPAGPVHNQIPAPVEGDNSTYWKPDFSRAHYMDMFFNGMADQGGESFRDLYDEMSSGRFDLQGDVSDWVKVPYHEASYGTTESNVDMTRFIQDAANAWYADQIARGKTPQEITEYLQSFDVWDRYDLDGDGLYDEPDGYIDHFQAIHAGPGEEAGAPEWAIWSHRWAANPNGWQQGQGPAGFPAAGGVKIGDTDIWIRDYTTEPENGGLGVFAHEFGHDLGLPDYYDTAGGENGTGFWNLMSSGSWLGHGEGSIGTTPNHMGAHEKMFLGWLDHATVRPGQSSRVTLGPSFHATKDAQAVVVNLPDGQQKVDVVTPIDGKYLYSGTGDYRTSTATSPSFTVPAGAQLTAKVNYAIEVDWDYAYAEISTNGGATFVPLATNRSTSTDPNNQNEGHGITGTTAGQWVDLTADLSAHAGKVAQLRFRHFNDAAYHELGFVVDDVAVGSALTAGFEDDAAGWTLNDFRVVTDGSYTQPFTHYYVAENRQYAGYDTTLATGPYNFGWGISAPDTVEHFPYQDGLLVWYVNSLYGDNNVSQHPGAGQALPVDARPAALRWSDGTVARNRIQSYDATFGLQKADPLSLHRETAKGAKGKSTLVTGGAPAVPVFDDTDPYAYYDKANPGGSVIVGGTGTRIAVQSVDARTGVMTVKVN; encoded by the coding sequence GTGAACCTACGCATCACCAGCGCGTTCGGCGCCGCTGCCGCACTCGTCGCGGCCGCCGTCGTCGCGCCCGGCGTCGCATCGGCGGCGCCCGCGTCCGACGTCCCGACACCCGACGGCGCGCACGTCAAGGAGGACGACCGCGCCGACACCCTGTCGGACAAGCGCCGGGCACTGAAGGAGAAGGCCGTCGAGCTCGTCGCCACGGGCAAGAAGACGGTCGAGACCCGCGGCAGCGGGGAGAACACCTCGCAGGTCGTCGAGGTCGCACCGCGCAAGTGGGTCGAGTACGAGACCGAGGAGACGGCACAGCTGCTGAGCTTCCTCGTCGAGTTCGGCGACCAGGTCGACAGCCGCTTCCGCCGGTCCCCCGCGGGCCCGGTCCACAACCAGATCCCGGCGCCGGTCGAGGGTGACAACTCGACGTACTGGAAGCCGGACTTCTCGCGCGCGCACTACATGGACATGTTCTTCAACGGCATGGCCGACCAGGGCGGCGAGTCGTTCCGCGACCTGTACGACGAGATGAGCTCGGGCCGCTTCGACCTGCAGGGCGACGTCTCCGACTGGGTGAAGGTGCCCTACCACGAGGCGTCGTACGGCACGACCGAGTCGAACGTCGACATGACGCGTTTCATCCAGGACGCCGCGAACGCCTGGTACGCCGACCAGATCGCCCGCGGCAAGACGCCGCAGGAGATCACCGAGTACCTGCAGTCGTTCGACGTCTGGGACCGCTACGACCTCGACGGTGACGGCCTCTACGACGAGCCCGACGGCTACATCGACCACTTCCAGGCCATCCACGCCGGCCCCGGCGAGGAGGCCGGCGCCCCGGAGTGGGCCATCTGGTCGCACCGCTGGGCCGCCAACCCGAACGGCTGGCAGCAGGGCCAGGGCCCCGCGGGCTTCCCGGCGGCCGGTGGCGTCAAGATCGGCGACACCGACATCTGGATCCGCGACTACACCACGGAGCCGGAGAACGGCGGCCTCGGCGTGTTCGCGCACGAGTTCGGTCACGACCTCGGCCTGCCGGACTACTACGACACCGCGGGCGGCGAGAACGGCACGGGCTTCTGGAACCTCATGAGCTCGGGCTCCTGGCTCGGCCACGGCGAGGGCTCGATCGGCACCACGCCCAACCACATGGGCGCGCACGAGAAGATGTTCCTCGGCTGGCTCGACCACGCGACCGTCCGCCCCGGGCAGTCGTCCCGCGTGACCCTCGGCCCGTCGTTCCACGCGACGAAGGACGCGCAGGCCGTCGTCGTGAACCTGCCCGACGGCCAGCAGAAGGTCGACGTCGTCACCCCGATCGACGGCAAGTACCTCTACTCCGGCACGGGCGACTACCGCACCTCGACGGCGACCTCGCCGTCGTTCACCGTGCCGGCCGGCGCACAGCTCACCGCCAAGGTGAACTACGCGATCGAGGTCGACTGGGACTACGCGTACGCGGAGATCTCGACCAACGGCGGCGCCACCTTCGTGCCGCTCGCCACCAACCGGTCGACCAGCACGGACCCGAACAACCAGAACGAGGGTCACGGCATCACCGGCACGACGGCGGGCCAGTGGGTCGACCTCACGGCGGACCTGTCGGCGCATGCGGGGAAGGTCGCGCAGCTGCGCTTCCGTCACTTCAACGACGCCGCCTACCACGAGCTCGGCTTCGTGGTCGACGACGTGGCGGTCGGCTCGGCGCTCACCGCGGGCTTCGAGGACGACGCGGCGGGCTGGACGCTGAACGACTTCCGGGTCGTCACCGACGGCTCCTACACGCAGCCGTTCACGCACTACTACGTGGCGGAGAACCGGCAGTACGCCGGGTACGACACCACGCTCGCGACCGGTCCGTACAACTTCGGCTGGGGAATCAGCGCGCCGGACACGGTGGAGCACTTCCCGTACCAGGACGGCCTGCTGGTCTGGTACGTGAACAGCCTCTACGGCGACAACAACGTGTCGCAGCACCCGGGTGCGGGCCAGGCGCTGCCGGTCGACGCCCGTCCTGCCGCCCTGCGGTGGTCGGACGGCACGGTCGCCCGCAACCGCATCCAGTCCTACGACGCCACGTTCGGGCTGCAGAAGGCCGACCCGCTGTCGCTGCACCGCGAGACGGCCAAGGGCGCGAAGGGTAAGTCGACGCTCGTCACCGGCGGCGCACCCGCCGTGCCGGTGTTCGACGACACGGACCCGTACGCCTACTACGACAAGGCCAACCCGGGCGGGTCGGTCATCGTGGGCGGCACGGGCACGAGGATCGCGGTCCAGAGCGTCGACGCGCGCACCGGCGTCATGACCGTCAAGGTCAACTGA
- a CDS encoding glutamine amidotransferase, with amino-acid sequence MKPFLLLATRAEDVVADGEYRAMLRYSGLRAEQLHRVRLEAAPMPRLRLDDYSGIVVGGGPFNSSDPEDAKSEAQRRVEREFVGLLDEVVERDFPFLGACYGVGTLGVYAGGVIDRTYPEDVGWTTVELTDEGAADPLLAGLPRRFVAYCGHKEAVRDAPPEAVVLATSEATPVQMFRLRRNLYATQFHPELDLEGLRERVDVYKSYGYFAPEEASAVVARAREVTVTEPMRILRRFVELYARP; translated from the coding sequence ATGAAGCCGTTCCTGCTGCTCGCGACGCGTGCCGAGGACGTCGTCGCCGACGGCGAGTACCGGGCGATGCTGCGGTACTCCGGCCTCCGGGCCGAGCAGCTGCACCGCGTGCGGCTCGAGGCGGCGCCCATGCCGCGGCTCCGCCTCGACGACTACTCGGGGATCGTCGTCGGCGGCGGGCCGTTCAACTCGTCCGACCCGGAGGACGCCAAGTCGGAGGCGCAGCGGCGCGTCGAGCGCGAGTTCGTCGGGCTGCTCGACGAGGTCGTCGAGCGCGACTTCCCGTTCCTCGGCGCGTGCTACGGCGTCGGGACGCTCGGCGTCTACGCGGGCGGCGTCATCGACCGCACGTACCCCGAGGACGTGGGGTGGACGACGGTCGAGCTCACCGACGAGGGTGCCGCCGACCCGCTGCTCGCCGGGCTGCCGCGCCGGTTCGTCGCGTACTGCGGCCACAAGGAGGCCGTGCGCGACGCGCCGCCCGAGGCGGTCGTGCTGGCGACGTCGGAGGCGACGCCCGTGCAGATGTTCCGGCTGCGGCGCAACCTCTACGCCACGCAGTTCCACCCCGAGCTCGACCTCGAGGGCCTGCGCGAGCGGGTCGACGTCTACAAGTCGTACGGGTACTTCGCGCCCGAGGAGGCGTCCGCCGTCGTCGCGCGCGCCCGCGAGGTCACCGTGACCGAGCCGATGCGCATCCTGCGGCGGTTCGTCGAGCTCTACGCCCGCCCCTGA
- a CDS encoding bile acid:sodium symporter family protein, with product MRKVAELAGRWFAVLVVLGGVAGLVAPAQLAPIAGHVPLFLGIIMFGMGLTLRGVDFALVARRPWAVLVGVAAQYVVMPLVAWGVGHAFGLEDLALLGMILVGAAPGGTASNVIVYLAKGDTALSVTLTAVSTVLAPLLTPAIVLWLAGSELDVTYGALMTSIVQIVLVPVLAGLLLRTLAGRYVEAVLPYLPLVSVTGIVVVVAGIVAANAGAVLGTGLLLGLAVVVHNGVGLALGYLAARVAGLDETARRAVSIEVGMQNSGLSASLATAHFSPAAALPAALFSVWHNVSGATLASFWARRPVGGAGGGERPREGAHSLPA from the coding sequence ATGCGGAAGGTCGCGGAGCTGGCGGGCCGGTGGTTCGCGGTCCTCGTGGTGCTGGGCGGCGTCGCCGGGCTGGTGGCGCCGGCGCAGCTCGCGCCGATCGCCGGGCACGTCCCGCTGTTCCTCGGGATCATCATGTTCGGCATGGGGCTGACGCTGCGCGGGGTTGACTTCGCGCTCGTCGCCCGGCGGCCCTGGGCCGTGCTCGTGGGGGTCGCGGCGCAGTACGTCGTGATGCCGCTCGTCGCGTGGGGCGTCGGGCACGCGTTCGGCCTGGAGGACCTCGCGCTGCTCGGCATGATCCTCGTCGGCGCGGCGCCGGGCGGGACGGCGTCGAACGTCATCGTCTACCTCGCCAAGGGGGACACCGCGCTGTCGGTGACGCTCACGGCGGTGTCGACGGTGCTCGCCCCGCTGCTCACGCCGGCGATCGTGCTGTGGCTCGCAGGTTCCGAGCTCGACGTGACGTACGGCGCGCTCATGACGTCGATCGTGCAGATCGTGCTCGTCCCGGTTCTCGCCGGCCTGCTGCTGCGCACGCTCGCGGGGCGGTACGTCGAGGCGGTGCTGCCGTACCTGCCGCTCGTGTCGGTCACGGGCATCGTCGTCGTGGTCGCCGGCATCGTGGCGGCCAACGCCGGCGCGGTGCTCGGCACCGGGCTGCTGCTCGGCCTCGCGGTCGTCGTCCACAACGGGGTCGGCCTCGCGCTCGGGTACCTCGCGGCGCGCGTGGCCGGCCTCGACGAGACGGCGCGCCGCGCGGTGAGCATCGAGGTCGGCATGCAGAACTCGGGGCTCTCGGCGTCGCTCGCGACGGCGCACTTCAGCCCGGCCGCCGCGCTGCCGGCCGCCCTGTTCTCGGTGTGGCACAACGTCTCGGGCGCGACTCTCGCGTCGTTCTGGGCGCGCCGCCCGGTGGGCGGGGCCGGCGGCGGCGAGCGGCCGCGGGAGGGCGCGCATAGCCTTCCGGCATGA
- a CDS encoding ABC transporter permease produces MTTATLQAPVASRRTGGWRGFGRLLRTETAVWLRDFASPFFGLAFPTIILLGVGFAIPGMREPITDAPPGSVWYGLTAVATYVPTVLAMVVGTASLTVMPVTIATYREKGVLRRLSTTPMRPQGIVVAHLIINATTTVLGAALALVVGQLAFGFVVPEQTAVVVLAFVLGMGAMFALGMLVAAIAPRASAANAIAMSLYFPMLLLAGLWTPGPIMPELLRQIGQFTPLGAAAQAMTMAWFEQGFPLLQVVVMVVWTAVALPVAVRLFRWS; encoded by the coding sequence GTGACCACCGCAACCCTCCAGGCGCCCGTCGCCTCCCGCCGGACGGGGGGCTGGCGCGGCTTCGGACGCCTGCTGCGCACCGAGACCGCCGTGTGGCTGCGCGACTTCGCGTCGCCGTTCTTCGGCCTGGCGTTCCCGACGATCATCCTGCTCGGCGTCGGCTTCGCGATCCCGGGCATGCGGGAGCCCATCACCGACGCGCCGCCGGGCTCGGTCTGGTACGGGCTCACCGCCGTCGCGACGTACGTCCCGACGGTGCTCGCCATGGTCGTCGGCACCGCGTCGCTCACGGTCATGCCCGTGACGATCGCGACCTACCGCGAGAAGGGCGTGCTGCGCCGCCTGTCGACCACGCCCATGCGGCCGCAGGGCATCGTCGTCGCGCACCTGATCATCAACGCGACGACGACCGTGCTCGGCGCCGCGCTCGCGCTCGTCGTGGGCCAGCTCGCGTTCGGCTTCGTGGTCCCGGAGCAGACCGCCGTCGTGGTGCTCGCGTTCGTGCTCGGCATGGGCGCGATGTTCGCGCTCGGCATGCTCGTGGCGGCGATCGCGCCGCGTGCGTCGGCCGCCAACGCGATCGCGATGTCGCTCTACTTCCCGATGCTGCTCCTCGCCGGGCTGTGGACGCCGGGCCCGATCATGCCCGAGCTGCTGCGCCAGATCGGGCAGTTCACGCCGCTCGGCGCGGCCGCGCAGGCCATGACCATGGCCTGGTTCGAGCAGGGGTTCCCGCTGCTCCAGGTCGTCGTCATGGTCGTGTGGACCGCCGTCGCCCTGCCCGTCGCGGTGCGTCTGTTCCGCTGGTCCTGA
- a CDS encoding ABC transporter ATP-binding protein — protein sequence MAEPIVEVSNLRKTYGEKVAVDDVSFTVEPGEIFGILGPNGAGKTTTVETLAGLRHADSGTVRVLGIDTQRDPEAVRDLLGVQLQEAALHDKITVGEALRLFASFYADPADPAELLDLLDLTRHEDVQFARLSGGQKQRLSIALALVGNPRIAILDELTTGLDPQARRATWDLVERVRDTGVTILLVTHFMDEAERLCDRLVVIDGGRVVAEGTPAGLVDGLEDDRTVVVRFAPDDAARAAAVLTDLAERHPDVHDASDAGTLGEIAVTGSRRVLFAVVPALAGADLVPDDVRTVSKSLEDVFLAVTGRRYDPQAGDALVEGARS from the coding sequence ATGGCTGAACCCATCGTCGAGGTCAGCAACCTCCGCAAGACCTACGGCGAGAAGGTCGCCGTGGACGACGTGTCGTTCACCGTCGAGCCCGGCGAGATCTTCGGGATCCTCGGGCCGAACGGCGCCGGCAAGACGACGACCGTCGAGACCCTGGCCGGCCTGCGTCACGCCGACTCCGGAACGGTGCGCGTGCTCGGCATCGACACGCAGCGCGACCCCGAGGCGGTCCGCGACCTGCTGGGCGTCCAGCTCCAGGAGGCCGCGCTGCACGACAAGATCACGGTCGGCGAGGCGCTGCGCCTCTTCGCGTCGTTCTACGCCGACCCGGCCGACCCCGCCGAGCTGCTCGACCTGCTCGACCTGACCCGTCACGAGGACGTGCAGTTCGCCCGCCTCTCGGGCGGGCAGAAGCAGCGCCTGTCGATCGCCCTCGCGCTCGTGGGCAACCCGCGGATCGCGATCCTCGACGAGCTCACAACGGGCCTCGACCCGCAGGCGCGCCGCGCCACGTGGGACCTGGTGGAGCGCGTCCGGGACACCGGCGTGACGATCCTGCTCGTCACCCACTTCATGGACGAGGCCGAGCGGCTGTGCGACCGGCTCGTCGTGATCGACGGCGGCCGCGTGGTCGCCGAAGGGACCCCGGCCGGGCTCGTCGACGGCCTCGAGGACGATCGCACCGTCGTCGTGCGCTTCGCCCCCGACGACGCCGCGCGTGCGGCGGCAGTCCTCACCGACCTCGCCGAGCGGCACCCCGACGTCCACGACGCGTCCGACGCCGGCACGCTCGGCGAGATCGCCGTCACCGGCTCGCGGCGGGTGCTGTTCGCCGTCGTGCCCGCGCTCGCCGGTGCCGACCTCGTGCCCGACGACGTCCGCACCGTCTCGAAGTCCCTCGAGGACGTGTTCCTCGCCGTCACCGGTCGCCGGTACGACCCGCAGGCCGGCGACGCCCTCGTGGAAGGAGCCCGCTCGTGA
- a CDS encoding aspartate-semialdehyde dehydrogenase encodes MVRIHDHGVNVAVVGATGQVGTVMRRLLAEREFPVRELRFFASARSAGSVLEFQGVEVPVEDVAATSTEDLADVDVAIFSAGGGTSREHAPRFAEAGAVVIDNSSAWRLDPEVPLVVSEVNPEAIGDAVKGIIANPNCTTMAAMPVLKPLSDEAGLERLRVATYQAVSGSGVAGVAELAAQARAAVGQDLEGLAHSGSAVEFPAPEKYVAPIAFDVVALAGSIVGDGSGETDEEQKLRNESRKILGLPGLAVAGTCVRVPVFTGHSLAIHAEFGSAITPERARSILADAPGVQLVDVPTPLAAAGADPSLVGRIRQDQSVPDGRGLVLFVSNDNLRKGAALNAVQIAELVAADLAELAVLDSADAAEVDDLPAP; translated from the coding sequence ATGGTCCGCATCCACGACCACGGCGTGAACGTCGCCGTCGTCGGCGCGACCGGCCAGGTCGGCACGGTCATGCGCCGCCTGCTCGCCGAGCGCGAGTTCCCCGTGCGCGAGCTCCGGTTCTTCGCGTCGGCCCGCTCGGCCGGGTCGGTCCTGGAGTTCCAGGGCGTCGAGGTGCCGGTCGAGGACGTCGCCGCGACGTCGACCGAGGACCTCGCCGACGTCGACGTCGCGATCTTCTCCGCCGGCGGCGGCACGTCGCGCGAGCACGCGCCGCGGTTCGCCGAGGCGGGCGCCGTCGTCATCGACAACTCGTCCGCGTGGCGGCTCGACCCCGAGGTCCCGCTCGTCGTCTCCGAGGTCAACCCCGAGGCGATCGGCGACGCCGTCAAGGGCATCATCGCCAACCCCAACTGCACCACGATGGCCGCGATGCCCGTCCTCAAGCCGCTGTCCGACGAGGCGGGGCTCGAGCGGCTGCGGGTCGCGACCTACCAGGCGGTGTCCGGGTCGGGCGTGGCCGGCGTGGCCGAGCTCGCCGCGCAGGCGCGTGCCGCCGTCGGGCAGGACCTCGAGGGCCTCGCGCACTCGGGGTCGGCGGTCGAGTTCCCGGCGCCGGAGAAGTACGTCGCGCCGATCGCGTTCGACGTCGTCGCGCTGGCGGGCTCGATCGTCGGCGACGGGTCGGGCGAGACCGACGAGGAGCAGAAGCTCCGCAACGAGTCGCGCAAGATCCTCGGCCTGCCCGGGCTGGCCGTGGCGGGGACGTGCGTGCGCGTGCCCGTGTTCACGGGGCACTCGCTGGCGATCCACGCGGAGTTCGGGTCGGCGATCACGCCCGAGCGGGCGCGCTCGATCCTGGCGGACGCGCCCGGCGTGCAGCTGGTCGACGTCCCGACGCCGCTCGCCGCGGCGGGCGCCGACCCGTCGCTCGTGGGCCGCATCCGGCAGGACCAGTCCGTGCCCGACGGGCGCGGGCTCGTCCTGTTCGTGTCGAACGACAACCTGCGCAAGGGCGCCGCGCTCAACGCCGTGCAGATCGCCGAGCTCGTCGCCGCCGACCTCGCCGAGCTCGCGGTGCTCGACTCCGCCGACGCGGCCGAGGTCGACGACCTCCCGGCGCCGTAG
- a CDS encoding aspartate kinase: MALVVQKYGGSSVSDAHSIKRVAKRIAEARRAGNDVVVVVSAMGDTTDELLDLAAQITPLPPQRELDILLTAGERISMSLLAMAINNLGVKAKSFTGQQAGLITDAVHGRARIVDVVPSRIRETISKGQVAIVAGFQGVTTDTNDVTTLGRGGSDTTAVALAAGLQADVCEIYTDVDGVFTADPRIVPNARKIERVTYEEMLELAASGAKVLALRSVEYARRYGVPVHVRSSFSGATGTLVVGTYGDRIDPNAPSGEEEQMEAPIISGVAHDRSEAKITVVGVPDVPGMAARIFEVVAGAGANIDMIVQNVSAAATGLTDISFTLPQGDSPATMAALTAVQGEIGFASLQFDDQIGKLSLVGAGMKSHPGVSARLFGALRDAGINIEMISTSEIRISVVTRADSLDDAVRAVHTAFDLDSAEGEAVVYAGTGR, encoded by the coding sequence ATGGCACTTGTCGTGCAGAAGTACGGCGGGTCGTCCGTCTCGGACGCCCACAGCATCAAGCGCGTGGCCAAGCGCATCGCCGAGGCCCGCAGGGCCGGCAACGACGTCGTGGTCGTCGTCTCCGCGATGGGGGACACCACCGACGAGCTCCTCGACCTGGCCGCGCAGATCACCCCGCTGCCGCCCCAGCGCGAGCTGGACATCCTCCTGACGGCGGGCGAGCGGATCTCCATGTCGCTGCTGGCGATGGCGATCAACAACCTCGGCGTCAAGGCCAAGTCGTTCACGGGCCAGCAGGCCGGCCTCATCACCGACGCGGTGCACGGCCGGGCGCGGATCGTCGACGTCGTGCCCTCGCGCATCCGCGAGACGATCTCCAAGGGGCAGGTGGCGATCGTCGCCGGCTTCCAGGGCGTCACCACCGACACCAACGACGTCACGACGCTCGGCCGCGGCGGCTCCGACACGACGGCGGTGGCGCTCGCCGCCGGCCTGCAGGCCGACGTCTGCGAGATCTACACCGACGTCGACGGCGTGTTTACCGCCGACCCGCGCATCGTCCCGAACGCCCGCAAGATCGAGCGCGTCACGTACGAGGAGATGCTCGAGCTCGCCGCGTCCGGCGCCAAGGTGCTCGCGCTGCGCAGCGTCGAGTACGCGCGCCGCTACGGCGTGCCCGTGCACGTGCGCAGCTCGTTCTCGGGTGCGACCGGCACCCTCGTCGTGGGGACCTACGGCGACAGGATCGACCCCAACGCCCCGTCGGGCGAGGAGGAGCAGATGGAAGCCCCGATCATCTCCGGCGTCGCGCACGACCGCAGCGAGGCCAAGATCACCGTGGTCGGCGTCCCCGACGTGCCCGGCATGGCCGCGCGCATCTTCGAGGTCGTGGCCGGCGCCGGTGCGAACATCGACATGATCGTCCAGAACGTGTCCGCGGCGGCCACCGGCCTGACGGACATCTCGTTCACGCTGCCGCAGGGCGACAGCCCGGCGACGATGGCGGCGCTCACCGCGGTGCAGGGCGAGATCGGCTTCGCCTCGCTCCAGTTCGACGACCAGATCGGCAAGCTGTCGCTCGTCGGCGCCGGCATGAAGTCGCACCCCGGCGTGTCCGCGCGGCTGTTCGGCGCGCTGCGCGACGCCGGCATCAACATCGAGATGATCTCCACCTCGGAGATCCGCATCAGTGTCGTGACTCGCGCCGACTCGTTGGACGACGCGGTGCGCGCCGTGCACACGGCGTTCGACCTCGACTCCGCCGAGGGCGAGGCCGTGGTCTACGCCGGGACGGGGCGGTGA
- a CDS encoding DMT family transporter: MSLASTTLAPRHDSSRAALVQICLAGVLWGTGGLVVQLVRERVDLSALTIGAYRMAVAAAVLVAAVLATGAGRALVRLVRTRPLRAVVVGGGTGAYQALYFAAVVAGGVTVATVVSLGLAPVLLAVVDLVRTRTRPTARRVVVLVAALTGLVLVSVAGHDVTGGPNPGLGIVLAVASGATFAVTTLLGRDLAHAAPPLVVTTATTSAGALLLAPVAAVVGLAAGSPLGTADPVVLAWLAYLGVATMALAYGLLYAGLRSASAGAAVIATLVEPATAAVAAWLLLGERLTAAAVVGVVLIMGAVAGLGRETEVPHVRAGRRRAPRRRTPRRTEAASGTRTPSSGTADDHVPSTGNHRYPAGR, encoded by the coding sequence GTGTCCCTCGCGTCCACCACCCTCGCCCCGCGGCACGACTCGTCGCGCGCGGCCCTCGTCCAGATCTGCCTCGCCGGTGTCCTGTGGGGCACCGGCGGCCTCGTCGTCCAGCTGGTCCGCGAGCGCGTCGACCTGTCCGCGCTGACGATCGGCGCCTACCGGATGGCCGTCGCGGCGGCCGTCCTCGTCGCGGCCGTCCTCGCCACCGGGGCCGGGCGTGCCCTCGTCCGGCTCGTGCGCACCCGGCCGCTGCGTGCGGTGGTCGTCGGCGGCGGGACGGGCGCCTACCAGGCGCTGTACTTCGCGGCCGTCGTCGCGGGCGGCGTCACCGTCGCGACCGTGGTCAGCCTCGGCCTGGCCCCCGTGCTGCTCGCGGTGGTCGATCTCGTGCGCACGCGCACCCGCCCGACGGCGCGGCGCGTCGTCGTGCTCGTCGCCGCGCTCACCGGGCTCGTCCTCGTGAGCGTCGCGGGCCACGACGTCACGGGCGGGCCGAACCCGGGCCTCGGCATCGTGCTCGCGGTCGCGTCGGGCGCGACCTTCGCCGTCACGACCCTGCTCGGGCGCGACCTCGCGCACGCCGCGCCGCCGCTCGTCGTCACGACCGCGACCACCTCGGCCGGCGCGCTGCTGCTCGCCCCCGTGGCGGCCGTCGTCGGGCTCGCCGCCGGCAGCCCGCTCGGCACGGCCGACCCCGTCGTGCTCGCCTGGCTCGCGTACCTCGGCGTGGCGACGATGGCGCTCGCCTACGGCCTGCTCTACGCCGGGCTGCGCTCCGCGTCGGCGGGTGCCGCCGTCATCGCGACGCTCGTCGAGCCGGCAACCGCCGCCGTCGCCGCGTGGCTGCTCCTCGGCGAGCGGCTCACCGCGGCCGCGGTCGTCGGCGTCGTGCTCATCATGGGCGCGGTCGCCGGCCTGGGCCGGGAGACCGAGGTGCCGCACGTGCGCGCGGGCCGCCGTCGTGCGCCGCGCCGTCGTACGCCGCGCCGGACCGAGGCCGCTTCCGGAACGCGGACACCGTCGTCGGGCACCGCGGACGACCACGTACCATCGACGGGCAACCACAGGTATCCGGCGGGCCGTTGA
- a CDS encoding TSUP family transporter, with amino-acid sequence MLELDALTIVLLVLAGLAAGWVDAVVGGGGLIQLPALLLVPGISPVQALATNKVGSIMGTSISALTYYRRVGPDLTTAGPMAVAALAGAVAGAALAAQIPSELFRPIILVILVGVAAYTILRPRVGHTTDLRWEGNRHRGTAALIGLVIGAYDGLLGPGTGTFLVISLVSILGYAFLPASALAKIVNFATNLGALIFFVPHGAVIWGLGLAMGMANLVGGYVGARMAVAKGSAFVRVVFVVVVGALICKLGYDALNDLV; translated from the coding sequence GTGCTCGAGCTCGACGCCCTCACCATCGTCCTCCTCGTCCTCGCCGGGCTCGCCGCCGGGTGGGTGGACGCCGTCGTCGGCGGGGGCGGGCTCATCCAGCTGCCGGCGCTGCTGCTCGTCCCCGGCATCTCGCCCGTGCAGGCGCTCGCGACCAACAAGGTCGGCTCCATCATGGGCACCTCGATCAGCGCCCTCACGTACTACCGCCGGGTGGGCCCGGACCTGACGACCGCCGGGCCCATGGCGGTCGCGGCGCTCGCGGGCGCGGTCGCCGGGGCGGCGCTGGCCGCGCAGATCCCGTCGGAGCTGTTCCGGCCGATCATCCTCGTGATCCTCGTGGGCGTCGCGGCCTACACGATCCTGCGGCCGCGCGTGGGCCACACGACCGACCTGCGCTGGGAGGGCAACCGCCACCGCGGGACCGCGGCGCTCATCGGCCTGGTCATCGGCGCCTACGACGGCCTGCTCGGTCCCGGCACGGGCACGTTCCTCGTGATCTCGCTCGTGAGCATCCTCGGGTACGCGTTCCTGCCGGCGTCGGCGCTCGCCAAGATCGTGAACTTCGCGACGAACCTGGGCGCGCTGATCTTCTTCGTGCCGCACGGCGCCGTCATCTGGGGCCTCGGCCTCGCGATGGGCATGGCCAACCTCGTCGGGGGCTACGTGGGGGCGCGCATGGCGGTCGCCAAGGGCAGCGCGTTCGTGCGCGTCGTGTTCGTCGTCGTGGTCGGCGCGCTCATCTGCAAGCTCGGCTACGACGCGCTGAACGACCTCGTGTGA